The following coding sequences are from one Canis lupus baileyi chromosome 19, mCanLup2.hap1, whole genome shotgun sequence window:
- the RGL3 gene encoding ral guanine nucleotide dissociation stimulator-like 3 isoform X9 produces MDRTAGKELALAPLQDWGEETEDGAVYSVSLRRQLSQRLSRGTGPAGCQAPRPAADAFVHYRTSKVRALRAARLERLVRELVSGDREQDPGFVPAFLATHRAFVSTARVLGLLLPPPPPPLPPGIEIEKTEGGGLRVNKNLRAVVSVLGSWLRDHPQDFRDPPTHPDLGSVCTFLGWAAPAGPEAQEAEKLLGDFLEEAERKQEEEQPESRTGPPGAAQTPRPDSPEGCSEEEEGPAREGPELLDFGVDEVAEQLTLMDVELFSKVRPCECLGSVWSQRDRPGATSTAPTVRATVTQFNMVIGCVLGSVLGEQGLAAPQRAQRLEKWIQIAQRCRELRNFSSLRAILSALQSNPIYRLKRSWGAVSRERLSTFRKLSQIFSDENNHLSSREMLSQEEATESPQEEDTLLGSLPSKLPPGPVPYLGTFLTDLVMLDTALPDMLEGDLINFEKRRKEWEILAHIQQLQKRCRSYCLSPRAPVLAALRDQRQLSEEQSYRVSRVIEPPAASCPSSPRIRRRISLTKRLKSCPERGAHPLVGVLGTPHLLPPVCPQGLPHLVLEAETLLQAVPRPLQGPRAPAPSCCP; encoded by the exons ATGGATCGGACAGCGGGCAAGGAGCTCGCCCTG GCGCCGCTGCAGGACTGGGGCGAGGAGACCGAGGACGGAGCGGTGTACAGCGTCTCGCTGCGTCGGCAGCTCAGTCAGCGCCTGAGCCGGGGGACCGGGCCCGCGGGCTGCCAG GCCCCCCGCCCCGCTGCGGACGCCTTCGTCCACTACCGCACGAGCAAGGTGCGGGCGCTGAGGGCGGCGAGGCTGGAGCGGCTGGTGCGGGAACTGGTGTCTGGAGACCGCGAGCAGGACCCCGGCTTCGTACCTGCCTTCCTGGCCACTCACAGGGCTTTTGTGTCCACTGCCCGCGTGCTGGGCCTTCTCctgccgccaccgccaccgccctTGCCTCCAGG GATAGAGATCgagaagacagagggaggaggtCTGCGTGTCAACAAGAACTTAAG GGCTGTGGTATCCGTGCTGGGCTCCTGGCTTCGGGATCACCCTCAGGATTTCCGGGATCCCCCTACCCACCCGGACCTAGGCAGCGTCTGCACCTTTCTGGGCTGGGCGGCCCCAGCAGGGCCAGAGGCCCAGGAGGCAGAGAAGCTGCTAGGAGATTTCCTGGAGGAGGCTGAGCGaaagcaggaagaggagcagccTGAGTCACGGACAG GACCTCCTGGCGCTGCCCAGACCCCTCGCCCCGACTCCCCGGAAGGCTGCTCGGAAGAGGAGGAAGGACCAGCGCGGGAAGGCCCTGAGCTCCTAGACTTTGGCGTAGATGAAGTGGCCGAACAGCTGACCCTGATGGATGTG GAGCTCTTTTCGAAGGTCCGGCCCTGCGAGTGCCTGGGCTCGGTGTGGTCACAGCGGGACCGTCCAGGGGCCACAAGCACTGCCCCCACTGTGCGTGCCACTGTGACCCAGTTCAACATGGTGATCGGTTGCGTGCTGGGCTCGGTGCTGGGAGAGCAGGGCCTGGCCGCCCCGCAGAGGGCGCAGCGGCTGGAGAAGTGGATCCAAATCGCCCAG CGCTGCAGGGAACTGCGGAACTTCTCCTCCCTGCGCGCGATCCTGTCCGCCCTGCAGTCCAACCCCATATACCGGCTCAAGCGGAGCTGGGGCGCCGTCAGCcg GGAACGGTTATCCACTTTCAGAAAACTTTCGCAGATTTTCTCCGACGAGAACAACCACCTCAGTAGTAGAGAGATGCTTTCCCAG GAGGAGGCCACCGAGAGCCCCCAAGAGGAGGACACCCTCCTAGGAAGCCTGCCCTCA AAACTGCCCCCAGGCCCTGTCCCCTACCTTGGCACCTTTCTCACGGACCTGGTTATGCTGGACACAGCCCTGCCGGATATGCTGGAG GGGGATCTCATCAACTttgagaagaggaggaag GAGTGGGAGATCCTGGCCCACATCCAGCAGCTGCAGAAGCGGTGTCGGAGCTATTGCCTGAGTCCCCGTGCACCCGTCCTGGCTGCCCTGCGCGACCAGCGCCAGCTCAGCGAGGAGCAGAG CTACCGTGTCTCCCGTGTCATTGAgccacccgctgcctcctgccccagctccccacGTATCCGGCGGCGAATCAGCCTCACCAAGCGCCTCA AAAGCTGTCCCGAGAGAGGGGCTCATCCCCTGGTGGGAGTCCTGGGGACCCCTCATCTCCTGCCTCCAG TCTGTCCCCAGGGTCTCCCCCATCTAGTCCTAGAAGCAGAGACCCTCCTCCAGGCAGTCCCCCGGCCTCTCCagggccccagagccccagcaCCAAG CTGCTGCCCTTGA
- the RGL3 gene encoding ral guanine nucleotide dissociation stimulator-like 3 isoform X1, producing the protein MDRTAGKELALAPLQDWGEETEDGAVYSVSLRRQLSQRLSRGTGPAGCQAPRPAADAFVHYRTSKVRALRAARLERLVRELVSGDREQDPGFVPAFLATHRAFVSTARVLGLLLPPPPPPLPPGIEIEKTEGGGLRVNKNLRAVVSVLGSWLRDHPQDFRDPPTHPDLGSVCTFLGWAAPAGPEAQEAEKLLGDFLEEAERKQEEEQPESRTGPPGAAQTPRPDSPEGCSEEEEGPAREGPELLDFGVDEVAEQLTLMDVELFSKVRPCECLGSVWSQRDRPGATSTAPTVRATVTQFNMVIGCVLGSVLGEQGLAAPQRAQRLEKWIQIAQRCRELRNFSSLRAILSALQSNPIYRLKRSWGAVSRERLSTFRKLSQIFSDENNHLSSREMLSQEEATESPQEEDTLLGSLPSKLPPGPVPYLGTFLTDLVMLDTALPDMLEGDLINFEKRRKEWEILAHIQQLQKRCRSYCLSPRAPVLAALRDQRQLSEEQSYRVSRVIEPPAASCPSSPRIRRRISLTKRLSAKLSRERGSSPGGSPGDPSSPASSLSPGSPPSSPRSRDPPPGSPPASPGPQSPSTKLLPLSLDPPGLRPSALPLSSSHISLPGQQGSEARVIRVSIDNDHGNLYRSILLTSQDKAPSVVQRALQKHNVAQPWARDYQLFQVLPGDRELLIPDNANVFYAMSPAAPGDFVLRRKEGARPTTTVSSP; encoded by the exons ATGGATCGGACAGCGGGCAAGGAGCTCGCCCTG GCGCCGCTGCAGGACTGGGGCGAGGAGACCGAGGACGGAGCGGTGTACAGCGTCTCGCTGCGTCGGCAGCTCAGTCAGCGCCTGAGCCGGGGGACCGGGCCCGCGGGCTGCCAG GCCCCCCGCCCCGCTGCGGACGCCTTCGTCCACTACCGCACGAGCAAGGTGCGGGCGCTGAGGGCGGCGAGGCTGGAGCGGCTGGTGCGGGAACTGGTGTCTGGAGACCGCGAGCAGGACCCCGGCTTCGTACCTGCCTTCCTGGCCACTCACAGGGCTTTTGTGTCCACTGCCCGCGTGCTGGGCCTTCTCctgccgccaccgccaccgccctTGCCTCCAGG GATAGAGATCgagaagacagagggaggaggtCTGCGTGTCAACAAGAACTTAAG GGCTGTGGTATCCGTGCTGGGCTCCTGGCTTCGGGATCACCCTCAGGATTTCCGGGATCCCCCTACCCACCCGGACCTAGGCAGCGTCTGCACCTTTCTGGGCTGGGCGGCCCCAGCAGGGCCAGAGGCCCAGGAGGCAGAGAAGCTGCTAGGAGATTTCCTGGAGGAGGCTGAGCGaaagcaggaagaggagcagccTGAGTCACGGACAG GACCTCCTGGCGCTGCCCAGACCCCTCGCCCCGACTCCCCGGAAGGCTGCTCGGAAGAGGAGGAAGGACCAGCGCGGGAAGGCCCTGAGCTCCTAGACTTTGGCGTAGATGAAGTGGCCGAACAGCTGACCCTGATGGATGTG GAGCTCTTTTCGAAGGTCCGGCCCTGCGAGTGCCTGGGCTCGGTGTGGTCACAGCGGGACCGTCCAGGGGCCACAAGCACTGCCCCCACTGTGCGTGCCACTGTGACCCAGTTCAACATGGTGATCGGTTGCGTGCTGGGCTCGGTGCTGGGAGAGCAGGGCCTGGCCGCCCCGCAGAGGGCGCAGCGGCTGGAGAAGTGGATCCAAATCGCCCAG CGCTGCAGGGAACTGCGGAACTTCTCCTCCCTGCGCGCGATCCTGTCCGCCCTGCAGTCCAACCCCATATACCGGCTCAAGCGGAGCTGGGGCGCCGTCAGCcg GGAACGGTTATCCACTTTCAGAAAACTTTCGCAGATTTTCTCCGACGAGAACAACCACCTCAGTAGTAGAGAGATGCTTTCCCAG GAGGAGGCCACCGAGAGCCCCCAAGAGGAGGACACCCTCCTAGGAAGCCTGCCCTCA AAACTGCCCCCAGGCCCTGTCCCCTACCTTGGCACCTTTCTCACGGACCTGGTTATGCTGGACACAGCCCTGCCGGATATGCTGGAG GGGGATCTCATCAACTttgagaagaggaggaag GAGTGGGAGATCCTGGCCCACATCCAGCAGCTGCAGAAGCGGTGTCGGAGCTATTGCCTGAGTCCCCGTGCACCCGTCCTGGCTGCCCTGCGCGACCAGCGCCAGCTCAGCGAGGAGCAGAG CTACCGTGTCTCCCGTGTCATTGAgccacccgctgcctcctgccccagctccccacGTATCCGGCGGCGAATCAGCCTCACCAAGCGCCTCAGTGC AAAGCTGTCCCGAGAGAGGGGCTCATCCCCTGGTGGGAGTCCTGGGGACCCCTCATCTCCTGCCTCCAG TCTGTCCCCAGGGTCTCCCCCATCTAGTCCTAGAAGCAGAGACCCTCCTCCAGGCAGTCCCCCGGCCTCTCCagggccccagagccccagcaCCAAG CTGCTGCCCTTGAGCCTGGACCCGCCAGGCCTCCGCCCCTCGGCTCTGCCCCTGAGCAGCTCTCACATCTCCTTACCGGGGCAGCAGGGATCAGAGGCTCGAGTCATCCGAGTCAGCATTGACAATGACCACGGGAACCTGTATCGGAGCATCTTG CTCACGAGCCAGGACAAGGCCCCCAGTGTGGTGCAACGAGCCCTACAAAAGCACAatgtggcccagccctgggcgcGTGACTACCAGCTCTTCCAAGTCCTTCCAGGGGACCGGG AGCTCCTGATCCCTGACAACGCCAATGTCTTCTATGCAATGAGTCCAGCCGCCCCTGGAGACTTTGTGCTGCGGCGGAAGGAGGGGGCCCGGCCCACAACCACAGTCTCCTCACCCTGA
- the RGL3 gene encoding ral guanine nucleotide dissociation stimulator-like 3 isoform X2, protein MDRTAGKELALAPLQDWGEETEDGAVYSVSLRRQLSQRLSRGTGPAGCQAPRPAADAFVHYRTSKVRALRAARLERLVRELVSGDREQDPGFVPAFLATHRAFVSTARVLGLLLPPPPPPLPPGIEIEKTEGGGLRVNKNLRAVVSVLGSWLRDHPQDFRDPPTHPDLGSVCTFLGWAAPAGPEAQEAEKLLGDFLEEAERKQEEEQPESRTGPPGAAQTPRPDSPEGCSEEEEGPAREGPELLDFGVDEVAEQLTLMDVELFSKVRPCECLGSVWSQRDRPGATSTAPTVRATVTQFNMVIGCVLGSVLGEQGLAAPQRAQRLEKWIQIAQRCRELRNFSSLRAILSALQSNPIYRLKRSWGAVSRERLSTFRKLSQIFSDENNHLSSREMLSQEEATESPQEEDTLLGSLPSKLPPGPVPYLGTFLTDLVMLDTALPDMLEGDLINFEKRRKQLQKRCRSYCLSPRAPVLAALRDQRQLSEEQSYRVSRVIEPPAASCPSSPRIRRRISLTKRLSAKLSRERGSSPGGSPGDPSSPASSLSPGSPPSSPRSRDPPPGSPPASPGPQSPSTKLLPLSLDPPGLRPSALPLSSSHISLPGQQGSEARVIRVSIDNDHGNLYRSILLTSQDKAPSVVQRALQKHNVAQPWARDYQLFQVLPGDRELLIPDNANVFYAMSPAAPGDFVLRRKEGARPTTTVSSP, encoded by the exons ATGGATCGGACAGCGGGCAAGGAGCTCGCCCTG GCGCCGCTGCAGGACTGGGGCGAGGAGACCGAGGACGGAGCGGTGTACAGCGTCTCGCTGCGTCGGCAGCTCAGTCAGCGCCTGAGCCGGGGGACCGGGCCCGCGGGCTGCCAG GCCCCCCGCCCCGCTGCGGACGCCTTCGTCCACTACCGCACGAGCAAGGTGCGGGCGCTGAGGGCGGCGAGGCTGGAGCGGCTGGTGCGGGAACTGGTGTCTGGAGACCGCGAGCAGGACCCCGGCTTCGTACCTGCCTTCCTGGCCACTCACAGGGCTTTTGTGTCCACTGCCCGCGTGCTGGGCCTTCTCctgccgccaccgccaccgccctTGCCTCCAGG GATAGAGATCgagaagacagagggaggaggtCTGCGTGTCAACAAGAACTTAAG GGCTGTGGTATCCGTGCTGGGCTCCTGGCTTCGGGATCACCCTCAGGATTTCCGGGATCCCCCTACCCACCCGGACCTAGGCAGCGTCTGCACCTTTCTGGGCTGGGCGGCCCCAGCAGGGCCAGAGGCCCAGGAGGCAGAGAAGCTGCTAGGAGATTTCCTGGAGGAGGCTGAGCGaaagcaggaagaggagcagccTGAGTCACGGACAG GACCTCCTGGCGCTGCCCAGACCCCTCGCCCCGACTCCCCGGAAGGCTGCTCGGAAGAGGAGGAAGGACCAGCGCGGGAAGGCCCTGAGCTCCTAGACTTTGGCGTAGATGAAGTGGCCGAACAGCTGACCCTGATGGATGTG GAGCTCTTTTCGAAGGTCCGGCCCTGCGAGTGCCTGGGCTCGGTGTGGTCACAGCGGGACCGTCCAGGGGCCACAAGCACTGCCCCCACTGTGCGTGCCACTGTGACCCAGTTCAACATGGTGATCGGTTGCGTGCTGGGCTCGGTGCTGGGAGAGCAGGGCCTGGCCGCCCCGCAGAGGGCGCAGCGGCTGGAGAAGTGGATCCAAATCGCCCAG CGCTGCAGGGAACTGCGGAACTTCTCCTCCCTGCGCGCGATCCTGTCCGCCCTGCAGTCCAACCCCATATACCGGCTCAAGCGGAGCTGGGGCGCCGTCAGCcg GGAACGGTTATCCACTTTCAGAAAACTTTCGCAGATTTTCTCCGACGAGAACAACCACCTCAGTAGTAGAGAGATGCTTTCCCAG GAGGAGGCCACCGAGAGCCCCCAAGAGGAGGACACCCTCCTAGGAAGCCTGCCCTCA AAACTGCCCCCAGGCCCTGTCCCCTACCTTGGCACCTTTCTCACGGACCTGGTTATGCTGGACACAGCCCTGCCGGATATGCTGGAG GGGGATCTCATCAACTttgagaagaggaggaag CAGCTGCAGAAGCGGTGTCGGAGCTATTGCCTGAGTCCCCGTGCACCCGTCCTGGCTGCCCTGCGCGACCAGCGCCAGCTCAGCGAGGAGCAGAG CTACCGTGTCTCCCGTGTCATTGAgccacccgctgcctcctgccccagctccccacGTATCCGGCGGCGAATCAGCCTCACCAAGCGCCTCAGTGC AAAGCTGTCCCGAGAGAGGGGCTCATCCCCTGGTGGGAGTCCTGGGGACCCCTCATCTCCTGCCTCCAG TCTGTCCCCAGGGTCTCCCCCATCTAGTCCTAGAAGCAGAGACCCTCCTCCAGGCAGTCCCCCGGCCTCTCCagggccccagagccccagcaCCAAG CTGCTGCCCTTGAGCCTGGACCCGCCAGGCCTCCGCCCCTCGGCTCTGCCCCTGAGCAGCTCTCACATCTCCTTACCGGGGCAGCAGGGATCAGAGGCTCGAGTCATCCGAGTCAGCATTGACAATGACCACGGGAACCTGTATCGGAGCATCTTG CTCACGAGCCAGGACAAGGCCCCCAGTGTGGTGCAACGAGCCCTACAAAAGCACAatgtggcccagccctgggcgcGTGACTACCAGCTCTTCCAAGTCCTTCCAGGGGACCGGG AGCTCCTGATCCCTGACAACGCCAATGTCTTCTATGCAATGAGTCCAGCCGCCCCTGGAGACTTTGTGCTGCGGCGGAAGGAGGGGGCCCGGCCCACAACCACAGTCTCCTCACCCTGA
- the RGL3 gene encoding ral guanine nucleotide dissociation stimulator-like 3 isoform X7 → MDRTAGKELALAPLQDWGEETEDGAVYSVSLRRQLSQRLSRGTGPAGCQAPRPAADAFVHYRTSKVRALRAARLERLVRELVSGDREQDPGFVPAFLATHRAFVSTARVLGLLLPPPPPPLPPGIEIEKTEGGGLRVNKNLRAVVSVLGSWLRDHPQDFRDPPTHPDLGSVCTFLGWAAPAGPEAQEAEKLLGDFLEEAERKQEEEQPESRTGPPGAAQTPRPDSPEGCSEEEEGPAREGPELLDFGVDEVAEQLTLMDVELFSKVRPCECLGSVWSQRDRPGATSTAPTVRATVTQFNMVIGCVLGSVLGEQGLAAPQRAQRLEKWIQIAQRCRELRNFSSLRAILSALQSNPIYRLKRSWGAVSRERLSTFRKLSQIFSDENNHLSSREMLSQEEATESPQEEDTLLGSLPSKLPPGPVPYLGTFLTDLVMLDTALPDMLEGDLINFEKRRKEWEILAHIQQLQKRCRSYCLSPRAPVLAALRDQRQLSEEQSYRVSRVIEPPAASCPSSPRIRRRISLTKRLKSCPERGAHPLVGVLGTPHLLPPVCPQGLPHLVLEAETLLQAVPRPLQGPRAPAPSSRARTRPPVWCNEPYKSTMWPSPGRVTTSSSKSFQGTGSS, encoded by the exons ATGGATCGGACAGCGGGCAAGGAGCTCGCCCTG GCGCCGCTGCAGGACTGGGGCGAGGAGACCGAGGACGGAGCGGTGTACAGCGTCTCGCTGCGTCGGCAGCTCAGTCAGCGCCTGAGCCGGGGGACCGGGCCCGCGGGCTGCCAG GCCCCCCGCCCCGCTGCGGACGCCTTCGTCCACTACCGCACGAGCAAGGTGCGGGCGCTGAGGGCGGCGAGGCTGGAGCGGCTGGTGCGGGAACTGGTGTCTGGAGACCGCGAGCAGGACCCCGGCTTCGTACCTGCCTTCCTGGCCACTCACAGGGCTTTTGTGTCCACTGCCCGCGTGCTGGGCCTTCTCctgccgccaccgccaccgccctTGCCTCCAGG GATAGAGATCgagaagacagagggaggaggtCTGCGTGTCAACAAGAACTTAAG GGCTGTGGTATCCGTGCTGGGCTCCTGGCTTCGGGATCACCCTCAGGATTTCCGGGATCCCCCTACCCACCCGGACCTAGGCAGCGTCTGCACCTTTCTGGGCTGGGCGGCCCCAGCAGGGCCAGAGGCCCAGGAGGCAGAGAAGCTGCTAGGAGATTTCCTGGAGGAGGCTGAGCGaaagcaggaagaggagcagccTGAGTCACGGACAG GACCTCCTGGCGCTGCCCAGACCCCTCGCCCCGACTCCCCGGAAGGCTGCTCGGAAGAGGAGGAAGGACCAGCGCGGGAAGGCCCTGAGCTCCTAGACTTTGGCGTAGATGAAGTGGCCGAACAGCTGACCCTGATGGATGTG GAGCTCTTTTCGAAGGTCCGGCCCTGCGAGTGCCTGGGCTCGGTGTGGTCACAGCGGGACCGTCCAGGGGCCACAAGCACTGCCCCCACTGTGCGTGCCACTGTGACCCAGTTCAACATGGTGATCGGTTGCGTGCTGGGCTCGGTGCTGGGAGAGCAGGGCCTGGCCGCCCCGCAGAGGGCGCAGCGGCTGGAGAAGTGGATCCAAATCGCCCAG CGCTGCAGGGAACTGCGGAACTTCTCCTCCCTGCGCGCGATCCTGTCCGCCCTGCAGTCCAACCCCATATACCGGCTCAAGCGGAGCTGGGGCGCCGTCAGCcg GGAACGGTTATCCACTTTCAGAAAACTTTCGCAGATTTTCTCCGACGAGAACAACCACCTCAGTAGTAGAGAGATGCTTTCCCAG GAGGAGGCCACCGAGAGCCCCCAAGAGGAGGACACCCTCCTAGGAAGCCTGCCCTCA AAACTGCCCCCAGGCCCTGTCCCCTACCTTGGCACCTTTCTCACGGACCTGGTTATGCTGGACACAGCCCTGCCGGATATGCTGGAG GGGGATCTCATCAACTttgagaagaggaggaag GAGTGGGAGATCCTGGCCCACATCCAGCAGCTGCAGAAGCGGTGTCGGAGCTATTGCCTGAGTCCCCGTGCACCCGTCCTGGCTGCCCTGCGCGACCAGCGCCAGCTCAGCGAGGAGCAGAG CTACCGTGTCTCCCGTGTCATTGAgccacccgctgcctcctgccccagctccccacGTATCCGGCGGCGAATCAGCCTCACCAAGCGCCTCA AAAGCTGTCCCGAGAGAGGGGCTCATCCCCTGGTGGGAGTCCTGGGGACCCCTCATCTCCTGCCTCCAG TCTGTCCCCAGGGTCTCCCCCATCTAGTCCTAGAAGCAGAGACCCTCCTCCAGGCAGTCCCCCGGCCTCTCCagggccccagagccccagcaCCAAG CTCACGAGCCAGGACAAGGCCCCCAGTGTGGTGCAACGAGCCCTACAAAAGCACAatgtggcccagccctgggcgcGTGACTACCAGCTCTTCCAAGTCCTTCCAGGGGACCGGG AGCTCCTGA
- the RGL3 gene encoding ral guanine nucleotide dissociation stimulator-like 3 isoform X8 — MDRTAGKELALAPLQDWGEETEDGAVYSVSLRRQLSQRLSRGTGPAGCQAPRPAADAFVHYRTSKVRALRAARLERLVRELVSGDREQDPGFVPAFLATHRAFVSTARVLGLLLPPPPPPLPPGIEIEKTEGGGLRVNKNLRAVVSVLGSWLRDHPQDFRDPPTHPDLGSVCTFLGWAAPAGPEAQEAEKLLGDFLEEAERKQEEEQPESRTGPPGAAQTPRPDSPEGCSEEEEGPAREGPELLDFGVDEVAEQLTLMDVELFSKVRPCECLGSVWSQRDRPGATSTAPTVRATVTQFNMVIGCVLGSVLGEQGLAAPQRAQRLEKWIQIAQRCRELRNFSSLRAILSALQSNPIYRLKRSWGAVSRERLSTFRKLSQIFSDENNHLSSREMLSQEEATESPQEEDTLLGSLPSKLPPGPVPYLGTFLTDLVMLDTALPDMLEGDLINFEKRRKEWEILAHIQQLQKRCRSYCLSPRAPVLAALRDQRQLSEEQSYRVSRVIEPPAASCPSSPRIRRRISLTKRLSAKLSRERGSSPGGSPGDPSSPASSLSPGSPPSSPRSRDPPPGSPPASPGPQSPSTKAPLM; from the exons ATGGATCGGACAGCGGGCAAGGAGCTCGCCCTG GCGCCGCTGCAGGACTGGGGCGAGGAGACCGAGGACGGAGCGGTGTACAGCGTCTCGCTGCGTCGGCAGCTCAGTCAGCGCCTGAGCCGGGGGACCGGGCCCGCGGGCTGCCAG GCCCCCCGCCCCGCTGCGGACGCCTTCGTCCACTACCGCACGAGCAAGGTGCGGGCGCTGAGGGCGGCGAGGCTGGAGCGGCTGGTGCGGGAACTGGTGTCTGGAGACCGCGAGCAGGACCCCGGCTTCGTACCTGCCTTCCTGGCCACTCACAGGGCTTTTGTGTCCACTGCCCGCGTGCTGGGCCTTCTCctgccgccaccgccaccgccctTGCCTCCAGG GATAGAGATCgagaagacagagggaggaggtCTGCGTGTCAACAAGAACTTAAG GGCTGTGGTATCCGTGCTGGGCTCCTGGCTTCGGGATCACCCTCAGGATTTCCGGGATCCCCCTACCCACCCGGACCTAGGCAGCGTCTGCACCTTTCTGGGCTGGGCGGCCCCAGCAGGGCCAGAGGCCCAGGAGGCAGAGAAGCTGCTAGGAGATTTCCTGGAGGAGGCTGAGCGaaagcaggaagaggagcagccTGAGTCACGGACAG GACCTCCTGGCGCTGCCCAGACCCCTCGCCCCGACTCCCCGGAAGGCTGCTCGGAAGAGGAGGAAGGACCAGCGCGGGAAGGCCCTGAGCTCCTAGACTTTGGCGTAGATGAAGTGGCCGAACAGCTGACCCTGATGGATGTG GAGCTCTTTTCGAAGGTCCGGCCCTGCGAGTGCCTGGGCTCGGTGTGGTCACAGCGGGACCGTCCAGGGGCCACAAGCACTGCCCCCACTGTGCGTGCCACTGTGACCCAGTTCAACATGGTGATCGGTTGCGTGCTGGGCTCGGTGCTGGGAGAGCAGGGCCTGGCCGCCCCGCAGAGGGCGCAGCGGCTGGAGAAGTGGATCCAAATCGCCCAG CGCTGCAGGGAACTGCGGAACTTCTCCTCCCTGCGCGCGATCCTGTCCGCCCTGCAGTCCAACCCCATATACCGGCTCAAGCGGAGCTGGGGCGCCGTCAGCcg GGAACGGTTATCCACTTTCAGAAAACTTTCGCAGATTTTCTCCGACGAGAACAACCACCTCAGTAGTAGAGAGATGCTTTCCCAG GAGGAGGCCACCGAGAGCCCCCAAGAGGAGGACACCCTCCTAGGAAGCCTGCCCTCA AAACTGCCCCCAGGCCCTGTCCCCTACCTTGGCACCTTTCTCACGGACCTGGTTATGCTGGACACAGCCCTGCCGGATATGCTGGAG GGGGATCTCATCAACTttgagaagaggaggaag GAGTGGGAGATCCTGGCCCACATCCAGCAGCTGCAGAAGCGGTGTCGGAGCTATTGCCTGAGTCCCCGTGCACCCGTCCTGGCTGCCCTGCGCGACCAGCGCCAGCTCAGCGAGGAGCAGAG CTACCGTGTCTCCCGTGTCATTGAgccacccgctgcctcctgccccagctccccacGTATCCGGCGGCGAATCAGCCTCACCAAGCGCCTCAGTGC AAAGCTGTCCCGAGAGAGGGGCTCATCCCCTGGTGGGAGTCCTGGGGACCCCTCATCTCCTGCCTCCAG TCTGTCCCCAGGGTCTCCCCCATCTAGTCCTAGAAGCAGAGACCCTCCTCCAGGCAGTCCCCCGGCCTCTCCagggccccagagccccagcaCCAAG gctccgCTTATGTAG